Proteins encoded by one window of Elaeis guineensis isolate ETL-2024a chromosome 12, EG11, whole genome shotgun sequence:
- the LOC114912620 gene encoding heterogeneous nuclear ribonucleoprotein 1-like isoform X2, producing MEKRLKEYFGKYGEVLQTVIMRDKVTGRPRGFGFVVFANPSLLDRVLQDKHSIDGRTCSFPTLHFAEKDLPWALV from the exons ATGGAGAAGCGGCTCAAGGAGTATTTCGGCAAGTACGGCGAGGTCCTGCAGACGGTGATCATGAGGGACAAGGTGACGGGTCGCCCCCGGGGATTCGGCTTCGTCGTCTTCGCCAACCCCTCCCTCCTCGATCGCGTCCTCCAGGACAAGCACAGCATCGACGGCCGCACC TGCTCCTTCCCAACATTACATTTTGCTGAGAAGGACCTGCCATGGGCATTGGTTTGA
- the LOC114912620 gene encoding heterogeneous nuclear ribonucleoprotein 1-like isoform X1 encodes MEKRLKEYFGKYGEVLQTVIMRDKVTGRPRGFGFVVFANPSLLDRVLQDKHSIDGRTVFCGILPLSLYISIYKEYIKTHRERYAHLSGIIASRNLFLGFGWDSPFQGFEFLLVV; translated from the exons ATGGAGAAGCGGCTCAAGGAGTATTTCGGCAAGTACGGCGAGGTCCTGCAGACGGTGATCATGAGGGACAAGGTGACGGGTCGCCCCCGGGGATTCGGCTTCGTCGTCTTCGCCAACCCCTCCCTCCTCGATCGCGTCCTCCAGGACAAGCACAGCATCGACGGCCGCACC GTCTTTTGTGGGATACTTCCGCTTTCTTTATATATTTCTATATATAAAGAATATATAAAGACGCACAGAGAGAGATATGCACATTTGTCTGGAATAATAGCATCTCGGAATCTTTTCTTGGGATTTGGATGGGATTCCCCGTTTCAGGGTTTCGAGTTCTTGCTAGTCGTTTGA